TGGCGTCGGGCTTTTACGGCATCAAAAACAAAATCGAACCACGGGCGATTATCACCGGCAATGCCTATGAAAATCCTGCGGCGAAAAAATACCCACTGCCGCGCACATTGGGCGATGCCGCGACATTATTCAGCGAATCAAAAATCGCGCGTGAAATTTTTGGCGATTTGTTTGTCGATAATTACGTCGTCAGCCGTCACCACGAACAGGGCGAGGCATTGAAGGCCATCACCGATTGGCAATTGCGCCGCTATTTTGAAATTATTTAGGGCGGCCGGCGTTTACGGGCAGGGCGAGGCAAGGCGCGGGTGGCGATGCCCGCGCAAGCTGGTGGCAAACCGCCCGCCCGGGTAACAGAGCCGATGGGCAAAGGACGGGTTAAAATTTATGTCCGTGGTTTTTTTGTTTTTTTTCCCATTTTGGTGTAAATAATCCCCCGTTCAATGTTTCCTAACCATCAATCAACCACGTGATGACCCAAAAAAATAAAAACGATTTTCCCGCCGCCAATATCATGGCGTTAGGCCGTGAATTTAAACACGGCCTGTTGCCGCCCGGCCCATTTCAAAAATTGGAATCGTTGCTGGCCGATATCACGCCGGCTGGCCCAATTGTTCCGTTACACGTGGGGGAGCCTGACGGCGGCCTGCCCGATTTTGTAAAACCGATTTTCGCCGAACCGGCATTTTACGACGGGTTTGGTAAATACCCCGAATTATTGGGGAGTAGCGCGCATCGCACGGCGATAAAAAATTGGGCGACGCGGCGTTATCACTTGCCAAATGATTTTTTATCCATCGACCCGCCGACCAATAATATCTTGCCGACGGTGGGTTCGCGCGAGGGCTTGGCACTTGCGATAAATTACGCGGTGCAAAAAAAACAACAGCGGTTAAAAAACGAACGGCCACTGGTCATCATCACCAGCCCGTTTTACCATGTTTACCATGCCAGCGGGATTGTCGCCGGTGCCGATGTTATCGCCATTCATTGTTTCGACGAAAGCCAATTGGACAAAAACCACGTCGCCAAAAAATTATCCTTGGCCGACGGCATCGCCACCTTGTCGCCGGCGATGCAAAACCGCATCGCCGCCATTGTGGTTTGCACCCCCGACAACCCGACCAGCCGCATTTTAACCCTGACCGAGATGGAACACCTACATGACATCGCCCACCGCCATGGCGCATTTATCATCAGCGACGAATGCTACGGCGACCTGCATTACGGCGTGCCACCGATAAGTTTTCTCAACCACGCCGCCAATGGGTTTGGTTTGGGCCAGGTTATCATCAGCAATAGTTTATCAAAACGCTCGGGCGCGCCGGGCCTGCGCGCCGGTGTGTTGTTGGGCGATGGCGCGGTGATTGCCGAATTGGCCAACCTGCGGGCGCATTTATCGGCCATCCCGCCGCGCTCGTTACAACTTATTGCCACCGCCCTGTGGAACGACGACGCCCATGTTGCGTCAGCGCGCGAAAAATACCAAGCACGAGCGCGGGTCGCGGCCAGCATCATCGGCCACTCGCCGTCCTTTCAAATGCCGTCGGCCGGTTTTTTTCTTTACCTGCGCTTCACCAACGACGGCGCGGCGGATGAAGCCACGTCGATAGCCGCGGGCGCACGGGCGGCGCGGGCGATTTTTGCCGCCACCGGTATTAAATTATTGCCGGCGGTTTTTATGGCGGGTGGCAATGCCGATGATGTTGATAACCCGGCGTCGGCCTACGCCCGGCTGTCGATGATTGTGGCGGGCGATGCCTGGCCGGTGCTATTGCAAAACTTGAAACCCTACCTCTTGCCCGATATTTAACTGCACCCTCGACCATCTTGATAAAAAACACAAACAGGCGCAGTTATTTTTCGACGACGACAATATAATTATATTACCATGGCAAAAAACAAAATTAAAAAAACCGCAACCGCGAACAAACCGCGCGTCAAACCCAGCAAGCATTTTTTAGAAAAATGGTTGGGGGCGCGGCTGGGCGGCCATGCGATTACGCTGGCGCAAAAAGGCTTCGGCACGGCTTGCCTGCTCCTCGGCGCATTGTTGGCGGTGGCGTTGTTCAGCCACGACGCAACCGACCCGTCCTTGACCACGCAATCCTCCGCGCCGATTAACAATTGGTTGGGGTTTGCCGGTGCGGTGGCGTCTGATTTGATTTTGAGTTTTTTGGGGCGCATCGCCGGTTACGGCGGGGTGGCGGTGTTTTTATTGTGGGGCATCGCCTTACTCAGCCCGATTACAAATGCCGATAAAAAACGTGGCGACGAACAATCGGGCAAGACGATTTTGAAACGTCTGTCGTTTTTGCATTTTTGGTTGTTTTGGCTTTTTATGTTTTTCCTCGGCGCGGCAAAGGTTATCCTCTTGCTGGTGTGGGGGCGTTATATCGACACGCAACAAACGCTCGACGACCCGGCGCACCCAATGTCGGTGTTGGAAAATTTTTGGCGCGATTTGCTGGTGACACATCTGGCGCAAAATGAATTGTTGGGCGTTATCGCCGGCTTGGCCTTGGTGTTTTTGGGGCTGTTGTTATTTTTATTATCGGGCATGTCCTTCGCCGAATGGCGTTATCTGTTGCGCTGGGTTTTGTCGGTGGTTGGTTTTTTCTTTTACGCGATTTTTTACGCCGTCGCGACGGTGCTCGGGGTTGCCCTGACGGCGGTTTATAAAACATTGGTGATGATACTGCCGATGGTTAAGGTGTTTTTGCCACGGCCGTCGTCGGTCGCGGGGGCGGTCGCCCAACGCCAGGCAATGTGGAAACGCATCTGGCGTAAACTATGGCACAATGTCACCGCGCCAGTCGCCGACGATGAAACGCTGCAGGGCGCAATTGTCGAATCCGCCGCGCCCGACAACCAAACCCTGACGCAACGGGTGATGGATCATTTCGACCGACCAAAAACCATACCTGCGCAATCACCAAAACGATTCGCATCGGCACCGATACATCATGGCGTTGTGAATCGAAACGCCCTGCCGCCGATAGAATTTTTGCAAATGGCCGAACCTCATAAAAACACAAAATCAAAATTCGACCAAGATGAAGAAAACCAAGCCATGGCCAATCGGGTGAGCGAGGCGTTGGCGCAATTTGGCGCGGCGGGGCGCATCGTCGCGGTGAAAATTGGGCCGGTGATAACATTGTATGAATTCGAACCCGAGGTCGGCATAAAAAACGCCCAGGTCATCGGCCTGGCGGGTGATTTGGCGCGCGCCCTGTCGGCGACCGCGGTGCGTATCGCGCCGATTGCCGGCAGAAACGTGCTGGGGATTGAGGTGCCAAACAGCACCCGCGATAAGGTTTTCTTGGGCGAGCTAGTGGCGTCCTCAACTTTCCAGCAAAGCCCGGCCACCCTGCCGCTTATTTTGGGCAAAAATATCTTGGGGTCGGCGATGGTGGTTGATTTAAGCCAGATGCCCCATCTGCTGATTTCTGGCACCACCGGTTCGGGCAAATCGGTGGCGATGAATGGGTTTTTGTTGTCATTGCTTTATCGCCACACGCCCGAAACCCTGCGGCTGATATTGATTGACCCAAAAATGTTGGAACTTTCGATTTACCAACATATCCCGCACCTGCTGTCGCCGGTGGTGACCGACCCGAAAAAATCGGTGATGGCCTTGCTGTGGGCGACGCGCGAAATGGAACGGCGTTACAAATTATTGTCAGAGCTCGGGGTGCGCAACCTCGCCGATTATCGCAAAAAAATGAAGAGCGACTCAAGTCTTGAAAACCTGCCGACCATTGTTATCATGGTCGATGAAATGGCCGACCTGATGTTGGTGATGGGGAAGGAGGTTGAGGTCTTGGTGCAACGCCTGGCGCAGATGGCGCGCGCCGCCGGCATTCACCTTATCATGGCGACCCAGCGGCCGTCGGTCGATGTTATCACCGGCACCATCAAGGCCAATTTTCCAACGCGCTTGAGCTACGCCCTGCCAACCCGCACCGACAGCCGCACCATCTTGGGCGTTGACGGCGCGGAGCAATTGCTTGGCATGGGGGATTTCCTTATCATGACCGGTGGCCGGGTTGAGCGCGGCCACGCACCATTCACGACCGAGGAGGAAGTGAAAAAAGTTACCGATTGGTGGCGCGCCCAGGGCGAACCACAATATTTGCCCGAGGCCGATTTGCAAAAATCGGTTTCGACCCGCGACATGGTCGACGACATGATGGGCGGCGGCGAGGATATGTATCAGCGCGCGGTCGACGTGGTGCGGCGCGAGAAAAAAGCCAGCACCAGCTTCCTGCAACGGCATTTGCAAATTGGTTACAACCGCGCCGCCACCTTGATGGATCAATTGGAAAAAAATGGCGTCGTCACGCCGGCCAACCACAGCGGCAAGCGCGAGGTGCTATAGCCCAAAACCATTACTTATAAAACTTATTCCTAAAATAATAATAAAAAATTCGCGGGTAAAATAAAAAATAAAAAATATAACGCAACCGCGCAATTGGCTGGTCGGTGGGAATGTTATCAAGCGGGTCGCGGCCATAAACCCGCCGCGTTAGGCACGACAGGGTGATAAGGCTGTGGCCAAGCCCGACCCGCAACCGCCCCCATAATTTTTTTTTGGTGCGGTTGGTGGTTTGTTGTTGGTGGGTGCGCACCAAATACAGCGGCGTCTTGGTGGTTTCCAGACTGACAATTTGATATTTTTCCTGCAGACGCCAAAACATATCGCGGTCGCCGCATGCACGAACGTTGCGATGCCACCCGACCTTGTCATAACATTTTTTTCTAAACATCGTGTTGCCATAAAACAAATTAAAACTGCCTTTAAGATTTGTCGTAAGGCGGCGGTCATCGTAATAAAAAGAAAACTCACCAGTTTTTATTTTTAAGGTAAGATAGTTCTTTATCGATTTGGTTGATAAATCCATGATATTATTTTTGGCATCAAGCATGGTGTAGCTGACATTCAGCCCGCCGATGTTTTTATTTTTTTCCAAAAAATCATATTGCAGTTGCAATTTGTCGGGGTGAGAAAAATCATCGGCGTCTTGCCACACCACATACCGACCCCGCGCCAGGCGCAGGCCGGCGTTGCATGCCATGCCAAAACCGCCATTGGCCTGTTGGTGCAATCTTATCCGCTTGT
This genomic interval from Hydrotalea sp. contains the following:
- a CDS encoding glycosyltransferase family 2 protein; the protein is MARSKLPSTSRPQGKTTAAKPAVSVIMPPPIPAVSVIMPLYNHKEFVGMAIESILQQTFKDFELIVIDDGSTDDGAKVVKKYMARDKRIRLHQQANGGFGMACNAGLRLARGRYVVWQDADDFSHPDKLQLQYDFLEKNKNIGGLNVSYTMLDAKNNIMDLSTKSIKNYLTLKIKTGEFSFYYDDRRLTTNLKGSFNLFYGNTMFRKKCYDKVGWHRNVRACGDRDMFWRLQEKYQIVSLETTKTPLYLVRTHQQQTTNRTKKKLWGRLRVGLGHSLITLSCLTRRVYGRDPLDNIPTDQPIARLRYIFYFLFYPRIFYYYFRNKFYK
- a CDS encoding DNA translocase FtsK 4TM domain-containing protein; the protein is MAKNKIKKTATANKPRVKPSKHFLEKWLGARLGGHAITLAQKGFGTACLLLGALLAVALFSHDATDPSLTTQSSAPINNWLGFAGAVASDLILSFLGRIAGYGGVAVFLLWGIALLSPITNADKKRGDEQSGKTILKRLSFLHFWLFWLFMFFLGAAKVILLLVWGRYIDTQQTLDDPAHPMSVLENFWRDLLVTHLAQNELLGVIAGLALVFLGLLLFLLSGMSFAEWRYLLRWVLSVVGFFFYAIFYAVATVLGVALTAVYKTLVMILPMVKVFLPRPSSVAGAVAQRQAMWKRIWRKLWHNVTAPVADDETLQGAIVESAAPDNQTLTQRVMDHFDRPKTIPAQSPKRFASAPIHHGVVNRNALPPIEFLQMAEPHKNTKSKFDQDEENQAMANRVSEALAQFGAAGRIVAVKIGPVITLYEFEPEVGIKNAQVIGLAGDLARALSATAVRIAPIAGRNVLGIEVPNSTRDKVFLGELVASSTFQQSPATLPLILGKNILGSAMVVDLSQMPHLLISGTTGSGKSVAMNGFLLSLLYRHTPETLRLILIDPKMLELSIYQHIPHLLSPVVTDPKKSVMALLWATREMERRYKLLSELGVRNLADYRKKMKSDSSLENLPTIVIMVDEMADLMLVMGKEVEVLVQRLAQMARAAGIHLIMATQRPSVDVITGTIKANFPTRLSYALPTRTDSRTILGVDGAEQLLGMGDFLIMTGGRVERGHAPFTTEEEVKKVTDWWRAQGEPQYLPEADLQKSVSTRDMVDDMMGGGEDMYQRAVDVVRREKKASTSFLQRHLQIGYNRAATLMDQLEKNGVVTPANHSGKREVL
- a CDS encoding aminotransferase class I/II-fold pyridoxal phosphate-dependent enzyme — encoded protein: MTQKNKNDFPAANIMALGREFKHGLLPPGPFQKLESLLADITPAGPIVPLHVGEPDGGLPDFVKPIFAEPAFYDGFGKYPELLGSSAHRTAIKNWATRRYHLPNDFLSIDPPTNNILPTVGSREGLALAINYAVQKKQQRLKNERPLVIITSPFYHVYHASGIVAGADVIAIHCFDESQLDKNHVAKKLSLADGIATLSPAMQNRIAAIVVCTPDNPTSRILTLTEMEHLHDIAHRHGAFIISDECYGDLHYGVPPISFLNHAANGFGLGQVIISNSLSKRSGAPGLRAGVLLGDGAVIAELANLRAHLSAIPPRSLQLIATALWNDDAHVASAREKYQARARVAASIIGHSPSFQMPSAGFFLYLRFTNDGAADEATSIAAGARAARAIFAATGIKLLPAVFMAGGNADDVDNPASAYARLSMIVAGDAWPVLLQNLKPYLLPDI